One genomic region from Terriglobus aquaticus encodes:
- a CDS encoding VWA domain-containing protein — MLPFRTSQTLVLAATLLSAGALCPATGAQQQPQTPPAQQTPQAQPDQGPVQDNAPVVRKRKYADPEPEPPAPEQPKDKTPKELQNYTLRVDVPVVNVDVSVQLDKTRQFVPGLKAGNFRVLEDGVPQRITEVRQTTAPITAVMLLEFAANSWAFIQDMRQSSYVFFKSLKPEDYIAVITYDLRTHILTDFTKDKQVTAQALQTLTIPGFSDTDEFDALYETLDRVSRIDGRKYIILISSGRDTFSKITLDTMLKKVQSAQNVSIYCISTGGLLRTLADGRMGAIARMDYLQADNQMRTFAQMTGGRAYFPRFEGELPDIFSEINQSIRNQYIITYRPTNTAQDGTYRKIKVELVDNEGMPLQMVDEKNKKVKYTVAARDGYKARMPVE, encoded by the coding sequence GTGCTTCCTTTCCGGACTTCCCAAACGCTTGTGCTCGCCGCCACGCTGTTGAGCGCCGGCGCTCTTTGCCCCGCAACTGGCGCGCAACAGCAGCCACAGACCCCGCCTGCACAGCAGACTCCGCAGGCGCAGCCCGACCAGGGTCCCGTGCAGGACAACGCTCCCGTGGTGCGGAAGCGCAAGTACGCCGATCCCGAGCCAGAACCGCCAGCGCCGGAACAGCCGAAGGACAAGACGCCGAAAGAACTGCAGAACTACACGTTGCGCGTCGACGTTCCCGTAGTGAACGTGGACGTGAGCGTTCAGCTCGACAAGACGCGCCAGTTCGTTCCCGGTTTGAAGGCCGGTAATTTCCGCGTGCTCGAGGATGGTGTGCCGCAGCGCATCACTGAGGTGCGGCAGACCACTGCACCGATCACGGCCGTGATGCTGCTGGAGTTCGCCGCGAATAGCTGGGCCTTCATCCAGGACATGCGGCAATCCTCGTATGTGTTCTTCAAGTCGCTTAAGCCGGAGGACTACATCGCGGTCATTACGTATGACCTGCGTACCCACATTTTGACGGACTTCACCAAGGACAAGCAGGTCACCGCGCAGGCGCTGCAGACGCTGACCATCCCTGGTTTCAGCGACACTGACGAGTTCGATGCCCTGTACGAGACGCTGGATCGGGTGAGCCGGATCGACGGCCGCAAGTACATCATCCTGATCTCGAGTGGCCGCGATACCTTCTCGAAGATCACGCTGGACACCATGCTGAAAAAGGTGCAAAGCGCACAAAACGTGAGCATCTACTGCATCAGCACGGGGGGCCTGTTGCGCACGCTGGCGGACGGCCGCATGGGCGCGATTGCGCGCATGGACTACCTGCAGGCCGATAACCAGATGCGGACGTTTGCGCAGATGACAGGCGGCCGGGCGTACTTCCCGCGCTTCGAGGGTGAACTGCCGGACATCTTCAGCGAGATCAACCAGTCGATTCGGAACCAGTACATCATCACGTACCGGCCGACGAACACTGCCCAGGATGGCACCTATCGCAAGATCAAGGTGGAACTGGTCGACAACGAAGGTATGCCGCTGCAAATGGTCGACGAGAAGAATAAGAAGGTGAAGTACACCGTGGCGGCTCGCGACGGGTACAAAGCGAGGATGCCGGTGGAGTAG
- a CDS encoding DUF4149 domain-containing protein: MQTLLRSIRSLALTFWIGSILFFGAVVAPRAFQLLGKQADFGTFIGACLLTLHGAGLWCGVLILVAVRLLKHHARLPLVQVALVFVMMALTWASNRFIIAPMEHDRALAGGQIEALLPGSPLRTDFDARHKWSTTVEGIVLLLGVVEIILASSEREEVLIVDRDTERPGALPPVRKRPLGLDEL; this comes from the coding sequence ATGCAGACGTTGTTACGCTCCATCCGCTCGCTCGCGCTCACCTTCTGGATCGGCAGCATCCTGTTTTTTGGCGCCGTGGTGGCACCCCGCGCCTTCCAGTTGCTCGGCAAACAGGCGGACTTTGGCACCTTCATTGGAGCCTGCCTCCTCACGCTGCACGGCGCGGGTCTGTGGTGCGGCGTGCTCATCCTGGTAGCGGTCCGGCTGCTGAAACATCACGCTCGCCTGCCGCTGGTACAGGTCGCGCTCGTGTTTGTCATGATGGCGCTCACCTGGGCCAGCAACCGCTTCATCATTGCGCCCATGGAGCATGACCGCGCACTCGCGGGCGGCCAGATTGAAGCACTGCTGCCCGGCTCACCGTTGCGCACCGACTTTGACGCGCGTCACAAGTGGTCTACGACGGTGGAAGGCATCGTCCTTCTGCTCGGCGTGGTGGAGATCATCCTCGCCAGCAGCGAGCGCGAAGAAGTGCTCATCGTCGACCGAGACACGGAACGCCCCGGTGCGCTGCCGCCAGTCCGCAAGCGTCCGCTCGGCCTGGACGAACTGTAG
- a CDS encoding SpoIVB peptidase S55, translating to MIGRATVPATEKPWRRAAFRLCWTLALCAVGAGSPALRAQAAAASAGPPLHAEPFPLSEVRRGQHGTAWTVFEGRVPEPMDVEILGRMPNSIGPGQDMILARLHGTKPDFTGVVAGMSGSPVYIDGKLLGALSFRIGQFSKEPICGITPIEYMLQVRDLPNALNPTAPERPAPPATPAEPVAALAPSFSPARNDGLTPIATPLVFSGFSADTLDRFGANFRALGLEPVSGLGSASPDTPQPEPIVPGSAVSAVLARGDLNIAATCTVTYLDAKQLLACGHPITQYGDIDVPMTKAEVLATLPSPQNAFKIVNTTETVGAFTEDRSNAIAGSFRVQAPMIPVAVELAPVAGSGLPARTLHFQVLNNRELTPQVLLAGVYQALSGTNTSGSEMSLRLTGSVAIANHEPLRLDATLSSGEGQPAAVGAAVLLAQRFSRVYGNALEQPVITAVDLHAAVVPTRESIQIESARLSTDEARPGDTVVVQATIRPWQQSARVVEVPIKLPTTLENGPLRIVVGDSTTMDRLVAPPAGSAPHPLDLADTITQLNRTHTNDRLYVALLDHETQGVTAAAALPSLPPDVVNTLQPLRDSREISFTSETAKEAGSVPLDAAVSGSQVLTLRIR from the coding sequence GTGATTGGTCGCGCAACGGTTCCAGCAACGGAGAAGCCCTGGCGGCGAGCCGCGTTCCGTCTCTGCTGGACGCTGGCCCTTTGCGCCGTTGGTGCCGGCTCGCCCGCCCTGCGCGCGCAGGCCGCTGCAGCGTCCGCCGGGCCGCCGCTCCACGCTGAGCCCTTTCCGCTGAGCGAAGTGCGCCGCGGCCAGCACGGCACTGCGTGGACCGTGTTTGAAGGCCGTGTTCCGGAGCCCATGGACGTCGAGATCCTGGGCCGCATGCCCAACAGCATCGGCCCCGGTCAAGACATGATCCTTGCCCGGCTGCACGGCACCAAGCCAGACTTCACGGGCGTGGTCGCCGGCATGAGCGGATCGCCCGTGTACATCGACGGCAAGCTGCTGGGCGCACTCAGCTTTCGCATCGGCCAGTTCAGCAAAGAGCCCATCTGCGGCATCACGCCGATCGAGTACATGCTGCAGGTCCGCGATTTGCCGAACGCTCTGAACCCCACAGCGCCGGAGCGTCCTGCCCCGCCCGCCACCCCCGCTGAACCCGTGGCTGCCCTCGCACCTTCCTTTAGCCCTGCACGCAACGACGGCCTAACGCCCATCGCCACCCCGCTTGTCTTCAGCGGCTTCTCCGCAGACACCCTGGACCGTTTCGGTGCAAATTTTCGCGCGCTCGGCCTTGAACCAGTCAGCGGCCTGGGTTCCGCGTCGCCGGACACGCCCCAGCCGGAGCCGATCGTGCCCGGTTCAGCGGTTTCCGCGGTTCTGGCGCGGGGTGACCTGAACATCGCAGCCACCTGCACGGTGACTTACCTCGATGCGAAGCAACTGCTGGCCTGCGGGCACCCCATCACACAATACGGCGACATCGACGTGCCCATGACCAAGGCTGAGGTGCTCGCCACCCTGCCGTCGCCCCAGAACGCCTTCAAGATCGTCAACACGACCGAAACTGTAGGCGCGTTCACTGAAGATCGCTCCAACGCAATCGCCGGTTCGTTTCGGGTACAGGCACCCATGATCCCGGTCGCGGTCGAGCTTGCGCCCGTCGCCGGTTCCGGCCTTCCTGCCCGCACCCTGCACTTCCAGGTACTCAACAATCGCGAGCTGACGCCCCAGGTGCTGCTGGCCGGGGTATACCAGGCGCTCAGCGGAACCAACACCTCGGGCAGCGAGATGAGCCTGCGTCTTACCGGCTCGGTCGCCATCGCCAACCACGAGCCGCTCCGTCTGGATGCCACTCTTTCCTCCGGCGAGGGCCAGCCCGCAGCCGTGGGAGCTGCCGTGCTGCTGGCGCAGCGTTTCAGCCGTGTCTACGGCAACGCTCTGGAACAGCCGGTGATTACGGCAGTGGACCTGCACGCCGCTGTCGTACCCACCCGCGAGTCCATCCAAATCGAATCCGCCCGCCTGTCCACCGACGAGGCTCGCCCCGGAGACACCGTCGTGGTGCAGGCGACCATCCGCCCGTGGCAGCAGTCGGCCCGCGTCGTGGAAGTGCCCATCAAGCTGCCGACCACGTTGGAGAACGGCCCTTTGCGCATCGTCGTAGGAGACAGCACGACCATGGATCGCCTGGTCGCGCCTCCAGCTGGCAGCGCGCCGCATCCGCTTGACCTGGCCGACACCATCACCCAACTGAACCGCACCCACACCAACGACCGGCTCTACGTGGCCCTGCTCGATCACGAGACGCAGGGGGTCACCGCCGCCGCGGCACTGCCGTCCTTGCCGCCGGATGTGGTGAACACCCTGCAACCGCTCCGCGACTCGCGGGAAATCTCTTTCACCTCTGAAACCGCCAAAGAAGCTGGCTCCGTTCCGCTGGACGCTGCCGTCAGCGGCTCCCAGGTCCTTACCCTTCGCATCCGCTAG